In Acidimicrobiia bacterium, one DNA window encodes the following:
- a CDS encoding penicillin acylase family protein, with amino-acid sequence MTTVVDVSVVGLDDEVTIHRDELGIPHIQASTARDAFVAQGFVQAEDRLGQLEYDRRRAYGQWAEVAGRGALGFDIFVRRCGLRDAARREYEGLPPDAREPLIAFAAGVNARIEGGMAMPPDLRAMGVTPEAWSPWDCCAVFLVRHVVFANWQRKLWRGRLAVVLGPETVARLEGNAASDTPLIVPPGEWWRAAVHDPRQLAPVANATGMLVESANGSNAWAVHGSRTASGQPLLAGDPHRLVEVPGVYYQCRLACPEFDAVGLAFVGLPGFPHFGQTDRIAWCVTNANGDYQDLYVERFRDDGSLRYEAAGAWLEPERRTETVEVHDSDAVSVECLETRHGPVVFGDPASGHAVALRSTALVEPSAGLSVLEPMLRAANVDELDDVMRSWVDPVNNFVSADVDGNIGYRTVGRVPVRSPANAWGPVPGWTDEYEWSGVVSHDELPRTKNPAGGLIVTANQRIVGDAYPHHLGLDYARPDRARRLHDRLDDAVDVTVEDMALVHRDRRSLPADVWVEHIAAIDGRDEWERDSIGALRAWDRAMDADSIGAAVYLAVRDAAGRIIAHDPRLAALRAPLEGEPSATFLPLELRLWPLLTELLAVDDRTLLGDEQTWTELLAGAVTNGVGVLRTLLGDDVGAWRWGALHSCAPSHPLSAVRPDVAIELDPAPIEMGGDSDTVFNAAHPAGFGFGVTGASVARYVFDLGDRRNSRWVVPLGASGDRGSEHFADQQRAWAAGELLRAWASWNDLAAIGSDSTRLSSGAR; translated from the coding sequence GTGACCACCGTGGTGGATGTGTCGGTCGTCGGGCTCGACGACGAGGTCACGATCCATCGAGACGAGTTGGGGATCCCGCACATCCAGGCGTCCACCGCGAGGGACGCGTTCGTTGCCCAAGGCTTCGTTCAAGCAGAAGACCGACTCGGGCAGCTCGAGTACGACCGACGTCGCGCCTACGGGCAGTGGGCAGAGGTTGCGGGGCGAGGTGCGCTGGGCTTTGACATCTTCGTTCGTCGTTGTGGGCTTCGGGACGCCGCCCGTCGCGAGTACGAGGGGCTTCCTCCCGACGCGCGAGAGCCGCTCATCGCGTTTGCCGCGGGCGTGAACGCGCGCATCGAGGGTGGCATGGCGATGCCGCCTGATCTTCGTGCCATGGGCGTCACCCCCGAGGCATGGTCGCCGTGGGACTGCTGCGCGGTGTTCCTCGTGCGCCACGTCGTCTTCGCCAACTGGCAGCGCAAGTTGTGGCGAGGCCGCCTCGCGGTCGTGCTCGGTCCCGAGACTGTCGCGCGCCTCGAGGGCAATGCTGCGAGCGACACGCCACTCATCGTCCCGCCGGGTGAGTGGTGGCGCGCCGCCGTGCACGACCCGAGGCAACTGGCCCCGGTTGCCAACGCAACCGGGATGCTGGTCGAGTCGGCCAACGGTAGCAACGCGTGGGCGGTCCACGGCTCCCGCACAGCATCAGGTCAGCCGTTGCTCGCGGGTGATCCTCACCGACTCGTCGAGGTTCCCGGCGTCTACTACCAGTGCCGCCTTGCGTGTCCCGAGTTCGACGCGGTCGGGCTGGCGTTCGTCGGCCTCCCCGGCTTCCCCCACTTCGGTCAGACCGATCGGATCGCGTGGTGCGTCACGAACGCCAACGGCGACTACCAAGACCTCTACGTGGAGCGGTTCCGAGACGACGGCTCACTCCGGTACGAGGCCGCCGGCGCGTGGCTCGAGCCCGAGCGACGAACCGAGACCGTCGAGGTCCACGACTCCGATGCGGTGTCCGTCGAGTGCCTCGAGACGCGCCATGGCCCCGTCGTGTTCGGCGATCCCGCATCGGGTCACGCGGTGGCGCTTCGCTCCACGGCCCTTGTCGAGCCGAGCGCGGGTCTGTCCGTACTCGAGCCCATGCTGCGCGCCGCGAACGTGGACGAGCTCGATGACGTCATGCGCTCGTGGGTCGACCCGGTGAACAACTTCGTCAGCGCTGATGTCGACGGCAACATCGGCTATCGCACCGTTGGTCGTGTCCCGGTGCGCTCGCCGGCAAACGCGTGGGGCCCGGTGCCCGGGTGGACCGATGAGTACGAGTGGAGCGGCGTGGTCTCTCATGACGAGCTCCCGCGGACGAAGAACCCAGCCGGGGGACTGATCGTGACCGCGAACCAGCGAATCGTCGGCGACGCGTATCCGCACCATCTCGGTCTGGACTACGCCCGTCCCGACCGAGCACGTCGCCTGCACGATCGCCTCGATGACGCGGTCGACGTCACGGTCGAAGACATGGCGCTCGTGCACCGCGACCGCCGATCGCTTCCTGCTGACGTGTGGGTCGAACACATCGCCGCGATCGATGGGCGTGACGAATGGGAGCGCGACTCGATCGGCGCGCTCCGCGCCTGGGATCGGGCGATGGACGCCGACTCGATCGGCGCCGCGGTGTACCTCGCGGTTCGCGACGCCGCGGGCCGGATCATCGCCCATGACCCGCGGTTGGCCGCGCTGCGAGCTCCTTTGGAGGGCGAACCGAGCGCGACCTTCCTACCTCTCGAGCTGCGGCTGTGGCCGCTGCTGACGGAGCTGCTCGCAGTCGATGACCGAACCCTCCTCGGCGACGAACAGACTTGGACCGAGCTCCTGGCCGGAGCGGTCACCAACGGTGTGGGTGTGCTGAGGACCTTGCTCGGCGACGACGTCGGCGCGTGGCGATGGGGAGCCCTGCACTCGTGCGCTCCGTCCCATCCACTCTCAGCGGTCCGACCTGACGTCGCGATCGAGCTCGACCCGGCGCCGATCGAGATGGGCGGCGACTCCGACACGGTCTTCAACGCGGCCCACCCGGCGGGCTTCGGCTTCGGGGTCACGGGTGCATCGGTGGCGCGGTATGTGTTCGATCTCGGCGATCGTAGGAACAGTCGGTGGGTCGTCCCGCTGGGGGCATCGGGTGATCGGGGCAGCGAGCATTTCGCGGATCAGCAGCGCGCGTGGGCGGCGGGAGAGCTGCTGCGCGCGTGGGCGAGCTGGAACGACCTGGCCGCCATCGGATCGGACTCGACCCGGCTCAGCTCCGGGGCGCGCTGA
- a CDS encoding COX15/CtaA family protein: protein MRMHLPEMTPGLYRRVTLVAAVLLAIIIVTGGAVRLSDSGLGCPDWPTCSGGRLAPHSASDEHAMVEFVNRMFTGLVSLAVIVCVLGALRRVPRRRDLVMLAWGLVAGVFGQAVLGGLVVLFELQPPLVMAHFLLSLVLLTNAVVLCRRAGQPDAPAHAVVAPEVRTAGRLLIAVTSVVVVAGTFVTATGPHLGDKDVKPLSFNPPEVARVHGAAVIALIVGVVATLWLLRRTNAPAGVHQRLFVLLGLIIVQAAIGYIQYFNGIPEVLVGLHIAGAAAIWAAVVSYYLGLSTRDEPALVESRVPPQAAIGT from the coding sequence ATGCGGATGCACCTGCCCGAGATGACACCCGGTCTGTACCGACGTGTCACGCTCGTCGCTGCGGTCCTGCTCGCGATCATCATCGTCACCGGTGGTGCCGTCCGCCTGAGCGACTCGGGGCTCGGGTGCCCTGACTGGCCGACGTGCAGCGGTGGTCGTCTGGCCCCACACAGCGCCTCCGACGAGCACGCCATGGTCGAGTTCGTGAACCGCATGTTCACCGGCTTGGTGTCACTGGCGGTGATCGTGTGTGTGCTCGGAGCCTTACGCCGAGTCCCGCGCCGCCGCGACCTCGTCATGTTGGCGTGGGGCTTGGTTGCCGGCGTCTTCGGGCAAGCGGTGCTGGGTGGGCTTGTCGTGCTGTTCGAGCTCCAGCCCCCGTTGGTCATGGCGCACTTCCTCTTGTCATTGGTCCTGCTGACGAACGCCGTCGTCCTGTGCCGACGCGCCGGGCAGCCCGATGCACCGGCGCACGCCGTTGTCGCTCCCGAAGTGCGGACGGCCGGACGCCTGCTCATCGCGGTGACCTCCGTGGTGGTGGTGGCAGGTACGTTCGTCACTGCCACGGGTCCGCACCTCGGGGACAAGGACGTGAAGCCGCTGTCGTTCAACCCGCCGGAAGTCGCGCGTGTGCACGGCGCGGCGGTGATCGCGCTCATCGTCGGGGTTGTCGCGACGCTGTGGCTGCTGCGGCGTACGAACGCACCCGCCGGAGTGCACCAGCGTCTCTTCGTGCTGCTCGGTTTGATCATCGTTCAAGCGGCGATCGGGTACATCCAGTACTTCAACGGCATCCCCGAGGTGCTCGTGGGCCTTCACATCGCCGGAGCCGCGGCCATCTGGGCCGCGGTGGTCTCGTACTACCTCGGGCTCTCGACTCGCGACGAGCCCGCGTTGGTGGAGTCGCGTGTGCCACCGCAAGCGGCAATCGGGACATGA
- a CDS encoding ABC transporter permease, giving the protein MSAPAMSVPTVAKPAGFWRDCAAIAGRALRSVPREPEFMIPALAMPVFFYFVNIGALEKVAEAQGSVSDFRAFQLPVAIIFAVTGISRASALVLDIQDGYFDRLLMTPVRRLALLLGLMVADFATVVFLTIPVLGLGFALGVGFETGFLGIVAFMLLGAAWGLAFTGFPYAIALKTGNPAAVNMSFILFFPFAFLTTAFLPEAALTGWLATVAEYNPVTYLLGGMRALVLGGWDAGPILEAVAAIVGIAILSMTLALLALRGRLRRGA; this is encoded by the coding sequence ATGAGCGCACCGGCGATGTCCGTTCCCACCGTGGCCAAGCCCGCGGGGTTCTGGCGCGACTGCGCGGCGATCGCCGGCCGCGCGTTGCGATCTGTGCCACGTGAGCCCGAGTTCATGATCCCGGCGTTGGCCATGCCAGTGTTCTTCTACTTCGTGAACATCGGCGCGTTGGAAAAGGTGGCGGAGGCTCAGGGGAGCGTTTCCGACTTCCGCGCGTTCCAACTCCCGGTTGCGATCATCTTCGCGGTCACGGGTATCTCGCGAGCGTCTGCCCTCGTCCTGGACATCCAAGACGGGTACTTCGACCGTCTGTTGATGACCCCGGTGCGGCGCCTCGCACTCCTCCTGGGGCTGATGGTCGCGGACTTCGCGACCGTGGTATTTCTCACGATCCCTGTGCTCGGTCTGGGGTTCGCCCTCGGCGTGGGCTTTGAGACCGGCTTCCTGGGGATCGTCGCGTTCATGCTCTTGGGCGCCGCGTGGGGCCTCGCGTTCACCGGGTTCCCGTACGCGATCGCGCTGAAGACAGGGAATCCGGCCGCCGTCAACATGAGCTTTATCCTCTTCTTCCCCTTTGCCTTTCTTACGACCGCGTTCTTGCCCGAGGCTGCGCTCACGGGCTGGCTCGCGACCGTTGCTGAGTACAACCCGGTTACGTACCTGCTCGGAGGGATGCGAGCGCTCGTGCTCGGCGGGTGGGACGCCGGTCCGATTCTCGAGGCCGTGGCGGCCATCGTCGGAATCGCGATTCTGAGCATGACGCTCGCGCTCCTCGCACTTCGTGGGCGGTTGCGCCGAGGCGCGTGA
- a CDS encoding ATP-binding cassette domain-containing protein encodes MTADAIVVESLERTFGATRAVDGVDLVVPPGEIYGFLGPNGAGKSTMLKVLCTLISPSRGSARVAGFDVVHQPKEVRLRIGAALQEASLDPNQTGTELLVLQGRLYGLSNAEIEDRVRDVSAMIDIGDALDHRIKTYSGGMRRRLDLGAALVHRPEILFLDEPTTGLDPASRARVWDEVRRLHDVGMTIFLTTQYLEEADSLAHRVGIIDRGKIIAEGAPSELKQSLGSDVIVAAVGAGTGERACAEVERIGGVERVERHGDELTIVTPNASTMLSSVAIALEAGGVNVLNLTMRTPTLDDVFLELTGAHIGRDEQEEEASV; translated from the coding sequence ATGACGGCTGACGCGATCGTCGTGGAGAGCCTCGAGCGCACGTTCGGCGCCACCCGCGCTGTGGACGGTGTGGACCTCGTGGTGCCGCCTGGAGAGATCTATGGCTTCCTTGGACCGAACGGCGCCGGCAAGTCGACCATGTTGAAGGTGCTGTGCACCTTGATCAGTCCATCCCGCGGTTCCGCCCGAGTCGCGGGCTTCGACGTCGTGCACCAGCCCAAGGAGGTCCGGCTTCGCATCGGCGCGGCTCTTCAGGAGGCATCGCTCGACCCGAACCAGACCGGCACCGAGCTGCTCGTGCTCCAGGGTCGGCTGTACGGGCTCTCGAACGCCGAGATCGAGGATCGAGTGCGCGACGTCTCGGCGATGATCGACATCGGCGACGCGCTCGATCACCGGATCAAGACGTACTCCGGAGGCATGCGTCGTCGCCTCGACCTCGGCGCGGCCTTGGTGCACCGGCCCGAGATCCTCTTCCTCGACGAGCCGACCACGGGTCTCGATCCGGCCAGCCGCGCGCGCGTGTGGGACGAGGTTCGCCGGCTGCACGATGTTGGCATGACGATCTTCCTCACCACCCAGTATCTTGAGGAGGCCGACTCACTTGCCCATCGCGTTGGGATCATCGACCGCGGAAAGATCATCGCGGAGGGGGCGCCGTCCGAGCTCAAGCAGTCGCTCGGATCCGACGTGATCGTGGCCGCGGTGGGTGCTGGTACCGGCGAGCGCGCGTGTGCCGAAGTAGAGCGCATCGGCGGCGTGGAACGTGTGGAGCGTCACGGCGACGAGCTCACGATCGTCACGCCGAACGCATCCACGATGCTCAGCTCTGTGGCGATTGCGCTTGAAGCCGGCGGTGTCAACGTGCTGAACCTCACGATGCGGACGCCGACACTTGACGACGTGTTCCTCGAGCTCACCGGTGCGCATATCGGTCGGGACGAGCAGGAGGAGGAAGCTTCCGTATGA
- a CDS encoding 5'-3' exonuclease H3TH domain-containing protein produces the protein MHVHLIDGTYELFRFYYAVPEHLDASGIDVGAVRGVVQSVLELLEGGATHVGVATDHIVESFRNDLWDGYKTGAGIDPVLFTQFPLLEEALRALGVTVWAEVELEADDGLASAAAVAIADERVERVLICTPDKDLAQCVQDPKVAVLDRRKGVTLDEAGVKAKYGVPPASIPDWLALVGDSADGFPGLPGWGAKSAAAVLSRYGHVDDIPDDANQWDVTVRGAAKLAATLAAQRDAARLFLTLATLRADGDVGTADDWRWQGPTGDFAKWADRLGRSSLTERANRLATKRA, from the coding sequence ATGCACGTACATCTCATCGACGGCACCTACGAGCTGTTCCGCTTCTACTACGCGGTCCCGGAGCACCTGGATGCGAGTGGAATCGACGTTGGCGCCGTTCGCGGTGTCGTGCAGTCGGTGCTCGAGCTCCTCGAAGGTGGCGCGACGCACGTCGGTGTGGCAACGGATCACATCGTCGAGTCGTTCCGGAACGACCTCTGGGACGGGTACAAGACCGGCGCAGGAATCGATCCGGTCCTGTTCACGCAGTTCCCGCTCCTCGAGGAAGCGCTGCGAGCGCTCGGCGTGACGGTGTGGGCCGAGGTGGAGCTCGAGGCCGATGATGGGCTCGCTTCCGCCGCGGCGGTCGCGATCGCCGACGAACGGGTGGAGCGGGTCCTCATCTGCACCCCGGACAAAGACCTCGCACAGTGCGTGCAGGACCCCAAGGTGGCAGTGCTCGATCGCCGCAAGGGCGTCACGCTCGACGAGGCCGGCGTGAAGGCGAAGTACGGCGTGCCACCCGCGTCGATCCCTGACTGGTTGGCGCTCGTTGGCGACAGCGCGGACGGGTTCCCGGGCCTGCCGGGTTGGGGCGCGAAGTCGGCCGCGGCCGTGCTGTCGCGCTACGGCCACGTGGACGACATCCCCGACGACGCGAACCAATGGGACGTGACCGTGCGGGGTGCGGCCAAGCTCGCCGCAACGTTGGCGGCCCAACGCGACGCGGCCCGGTTGTTCCTGACGCTCGCGACGCTGCGTGCCGACGGAGATGTGGGCACCGCTGACGACTGGCGCTGGCAAGGCCCGACCGGGGACTTCGCGAAGTGGGCCGATCGCCTGGGGCGATCGTCGCTGACCGAGCGCGCGAATCGTTTGGCGACCAAGCGCGCCTGA
- a CDS encoding CapA family protein, whose amino-acid sequence MLVGGVLAAIVVGGVGAFALTTSDGLDERAEPKRPKVTTTTLPPTTTTTRDPRRGLNVPVTIAFAGDVHFEGPIRTKLAENPSVMFAPIAPVLSSTDIAMVNFESAITEQNTPIPKQFNFKSPTSALVALQAAGVDLVNQANNHSVDFGPQGLADTIAAKATSPIPIIGVGNNATEAYTPFLTEVRGQRIAIFGATDVMGEEHVASWTATDTQAGIASTKYEAEARMIASIQAVRPLVDTLVVFLHWGVEAIGCATDRQKALARALVDAGADIVVGSHAHVLEGGGRLGTAFVGYGLGNFSFYNEAGENGRTGVLIVTITGRDTDAYQWVPARIRGGIPTPLPAGPEADAEVAHWNELRACTDLTP is encoded by the coding sequence GTGCTGGTCGGTGGTGTGCTTGCCGCCATCGTGGTTGGTGGTGTCGGAGCCTTCGCGCTGACGACCTCCGACGGGTTGGACGAGCGGGCCGAGCCCAAGCGTCCGAAGGTCACGACGACGACGCTCCCCCCGACCACCACGACGACCCGCGATCCGCGTCGCGGTCTCAACGTGCCGGTCACGATCGCCTTCGCGGGCGACGTGCACTTCGAAGGTCCGATCCGCACGAAGCTCGCCGAGAACCCGAGCGTCATGTTCGCCCCGATCGCTCCCGTCCTCTCGAGCACCGACATCGCGATGGTCAACTTCGAGTCGGCCATCACCGAGCAGAACACACCCATCCCGAAGCAGTTCAACTTCAAGTCGCCCACGAGCGCGCTCGTAGCGCTCCAGGCCGCGGGTGTCGACCTCGTGAATCAGGCGAACAACCACAGCGTGGACTTCGGGCCCCAAGGGTTGGCCGACACCATCGCGGCCAAGGCCACATCGCCGATCCCGATCATCGGGGTAGGGAACAACGCCACCGAGGCGTACACGCCATTCCTCACGGAAGTCCGGGGTCAGCGCATCGCGATCTTCGGCGCAACCGACGTGATGGGCGAAGAGCACGTCGCCTCCTGGACGGCAACCGACACCCAAGCGGGCATCGCGTCGACGAAGTACGAAGCCGAGGCGCGAATGATCGCGTCGATCCAGGCCGTCCGCCCACTCGTGGACACCTTGGTGGTGTTCCTGCACTGGGGTGTTGAAGCGATCGGCTGCGCGACTGATCGCCAGAAGGCGCTGGCGCGTGCGCTTGTCGATGCGGGCGCGGACATCGTTGTCGGGTCGCACGCGCACGTGTTGGAAGGTGGCGGCCGCCTCGGCACCGCGTTCGTCGGCTACGGGCTGGGCAACTTCTCCTTCTACAACGAGGCCGGCGAGAACGGCCGCACCGGCGTGCTGATCGTGACCATCACCGGTCGCGACACGGATGCGTACCAGTGGGTGCCGGCACGCATCCGAGGCGGGATCCCCACACCGCTACCGGCGGGCCCCGAAGCCGACGCCGAAGTAGCGCACTGGAACGAGCTCCGCGCCTGCACCGACCTCACGCCCTAA
- a CDS encoding SRPBCC family protein gives MPAPFTFDRRFDLRATPEQLWDVLQQTEHYPTWWSWLRELDGGELREGAVARCAVQGPLPYRLRFEITVERVIAHEQVQTRVSGDLQGPARLEIDPGPTGSSARLAWSLDLRDSLLRPLSFVARPAMMWAHDRVIEVGLREFERRALNGS, from the coding sequence ATGCCGGCGCCGTTCACCTTCGATCGACGCTTTGACCTTCGAGCCACGCCGGAGCAGCTCTGGGACGTGCTTCAGCAGACCGAGCACTATCCGACGTGGTGGTCGTGGCTGCGCGAGCTGGATGGCGGCGAGCTGCGCGAGGGCGCCGTCGCTCGCTGCGCGGTGCAGGGCCCGCTGCCGTACAGGCTGCGTTTCGAGATCACCGTCGAGCGCGTCATCGCTCACGAACAGGTCCAGACTCGAGTGAGTGGGGATCTCCAGGGACCCGCGCGACTCGAGATCGATCCCGGCCCCACCGGTTCCTCAGCCCGCCTGGCCTGGAGCCTCGATCTCCGGGACTCGTTGCTCAGACCGCTCTCGTTCGTGGCCCGTCCCGCGATGATGTGGGCGCACGACCGCGTGATCGAAGTGGGCTTGCGTGAGTTCGAGCGGCGCGCACTGAACGGCTCGTGA
- a CDS encoding alpha/beta hydrolase, translated as MHEYDEFSLFHENAEEFGIPFSGPPAVRRVSVAVADDRDLSALVWGTEPPDLVLLHGGAQNAHTWDTVALALGRPLVAVDLPGHGHSDHRDDGPFGPRQNAVDMAVALRSLAPHAGMVVGMSLGGLTAIALSTHAPELVRCLALVDVTPGVDRDKAAPIAQFIAGPDSFESFDEILQRTIEFNPTRSESSLRRGVLHNAIERDDGRWVWRYQRPRILEATEMDIPADFATLWEDVGQISVPLMLIRGGATGTVVDDADEAELRRRQPGARVELVQGAGHSIQGDKPLELAQLLDDFLST; from the coding sequence ATGCACGAGTATGACGAGTTCTCGCTGTTTCACGAGAATGCTGAGGAGTTCGGGATTCCGTTCTCCGGGCCACCGGCGGTTCGACGGGTGTCGGTGGCGGTGGCCGACGACCGCGACCTCAGTGCGCTCGTGTGGGGAACCGAACCGCCGGATCTCGTGCTCCTGCACGGCGGTGCGCAGAACGCGCATACGTGGGACACCGTGGCACTCGCACTCGGGCGACCGCTGGTAGCGGTCGATCTGCCTGGCCACGGCCACTCGGACCACCGCGACGACGGTCCGTTCGGCCCGCGTCAGAACGCCGTCGATATGGCTGTCGCGCTGCGCTCGTTGGCGCCACACGCGGGGATGGTCGTGGGGATGAGCCTCGGCGGCCTGACGGCGATCGCACTCTCGACGCACGCTCCGGAGCTCGTGCGGTGCCTTGCGCTCGTCGACGTGACTCCCGGGGTCGACCGCGACAAGGCCGCCCCGATCGCGCAGTTCATCGCCGGTCCCGACTCGTTCGAGAGCTTCGACGAGATCCTCCAGCGCACGATCGAGTTCAACCCGACCCGCAGCGAGTCGTCGTTGCGCCGCGGTGTACTGCACAACGCGATCGAACGCGACGACGGCCGATGGGTCTGGCGGTACCAGCGGCCGCGGATCCTCGAGGCGACCGAGATGGACATTCCCGCCGACTTCGCAACGCTCTGGGAGGACGTCGGCCAGATCTCGGTGCCGTTGATGCTCATCCGCGGCGGCGCCACGGGCACCGTGGTAGACGACGCCGACGAGGCCGAGCTGCGACGACGCCAGCCTGGTGCGCGCGTCGAGCTCGTCCAGGGCGCCGGCCACAGCATCCAGGGGGACAAGCCGCTCGAGCTCGCACAGCTGCTCGACGACTTCCTCTCGACCTGA
- a CDS encoding SDR family oxidoreductase, with protein MGLEGRAALVTGGNRGIGAAIAIALAEDGADVAIAYRRDEESAAETVAAIRATGRRGEAHQASVDDPAECERLVETVLGDFDHVDVLVHSAGIASRGQTVVDTDPNEIERLWRINALGAFMLCKLVLPGMRARPRGDVVMISSAATTHWAPNSAPYNMGKAALEALARTVAKEERAHGIHVNIVAPGLVDTEMGRRLARATMGAEDIHDLDARSPFGHVCSPEEVADVVRFLVSDAGGYVTDQKIVVDGGTF; from the coding sequence ATGGGACTCGAAGGTCGAGCCGCGCTGGTGACCGGTGGGAACCGGGGCATCGGCGCCGCGATTGCGATCGCGCTCGCCGAGGACGGCGCCGACGTGGCGATCGCGTACCGAAGAGACGAAGAGAGTGCAGCCGAGACCGTGGCCGCGATCCGTGCGACGGGACGGCGTGGCGAGGCCCACCAGGCTTCAGTGGACGACCCCGCGGAGTGCGAGCGGCTCGTCGAGACGGTGCTCGGCGACTTCGACCACGTGGATGTGCTCGTGCACAGTGCGGGGATCGCGAGTCGCGGGCAGACCGTGGTCGACACCGATCCCAATGAGATCGAGCGGCTGTGGCGGATCAACGCGTTGGGAGCGTTCATGTTGTGCAAGCTGGTGCTGCCGGGCATGCGGGCGCGTCCACGTGGTGACGTCGTCATGATCTCGAGCGCAGCGACCACGCATTGGGCGCCGAACTCGGCTCCGTACAACATGGGCAAAGCCGCTCTCGAGGCATTGGCACGCACGGTCGCCAAGGAAGAGCGCGCGCACGGCATCCACGTGAACATCGTCGCGCCGGGTCTTGTCGACACCGAGATGGGTCGTCGCCTTGCCCGGGCCACGATGGGGGCCGAAGACATTCATGACCTGGATGCGCGGTCGCCGTTCGGACACGTCTGCAGTCCTGAAGAGGTGGCCGACGTCGTGCGCTTCCTCGTCTCCGACGCGGGGGGCTACGTGACCGACCAGAAGATCGTGGTCGACGGCGGCACCTTCTAG
- a CDS encoding PQQ-binding-like beta-propeller repeat protein — MVTSGHEANGRSARRDDRRRRRRRVVAISAVSVVVVAALGVGALAVTGGGDSDEQATPPSTTSTIPPTTTTTKPPYTGWVDPESAFQPFYKATVQGLLTFRGNPTRNYYGQGPVPIAPKVVWQYPGSAMCSLSEDRGETTQWCGNGWTGEPAVFEKDGRTWVVFGAYDRAVHFVDGITGQDILPPFPTGDIIKGSVTIDPDGFPLVYIGSRDAYFRVLAIDRPEATELWKLHAKDVSPTMWNDDWDGSGLVLNDYLFEGGENSQIHIVKLNRAQGADGLVTVAPQLVFNAPGWDSELIANAGSEVSIENSVAISGNTLYFANSGGLVQGWDISGLLTGTMPTRIFRFWTGDDTDASIVVDEQGFLYGGSEWERHNAQGRTVGQMWKLNPAVPIAPLVWSQHDDGESKAGVFGTPGIYEDLVVYTTYSGRVVGVDRTTGAIRWEKRLAAPVMGSPVFVDGRLIIGDCAGNLHAYDVLNTLIDPPEVWSVPLGSCIEATPAVWKGRIYVGTRGGLAYALADA; from the coding sequence GTGGTGACGTCGGGGCACGAGGCGAACGGGAGATCCGCCCGTCGCGATGACCGACGCCGTCGGCGGCGCCGGGTGGTCGCGATCTCAGCGGTCAGCGTTGTGGTCGTTGCTGCACTTGGTGTCGGCGCGCTCGCGGTGACGGGCGGAGGCGACTCCGACGAGCAAGCGACGCCGCCGAGCACGACGTCGACGATCCCCCCGACCACGACGACCACCAAGCCGCCGTACACGGGCTGGGTGGATCCCGAGTCGGCCTTCCAGCCGTTCTACAAGGCGACGGTGCAAGGCCTCCTCACCTTCCGCGGCAACCCGACCCGCAACTACTACGGCCAGGGCCCCGTGCCGATCGCACCCAAGGTCGTGTGGCAGTACCCGGGCAGCGCCATGTGCTCGCTCTCCGAGGACCGGGGCGAGACCACGCAATGGTGCGGCAACGGATGGACGGGGGAGCCGGCCGTCTTCGAGAAGGACGGCCGCACGTGGGTCGTCTTCGGCGCGTACGACCGTGCGGTGCACTTCGTGGACGGGATCACCGGTCAGGACATCCTCCCGCCGTTCCCCACGGGCGACATCATCAAGGGATCCGTCACCATCGACCCCGACGGCTTCCCACTCGTGTACATCGGCTCGCGTGACGCGTACTTCCGTGTCCTCGCCATCGACCGACCCGAGGCGACGGAGCTGTGGAAGCTGCACGCCAAGGACGTGTCACCCACGATGTGGAACGACGACTGGGACGGGAGCGGCCTCGTCCTCAACGACTACCTCTTCGAAGGTGGGGAGAACAGCCAGATCCACATCGTCAAGCTCAACCGCGCCCAGGGCGCGGATGGCCTTGTCACGGTCGCGCCGCAGCTCGTCTTCAACGCGCCGGGTTGGGACAGCGAGCTGATCGCCAACGCGGGGAGCGAGGTGTCGATCGAGAACTCGGTCGCGATCTCGGGGAACACGCTGTACTTCGCGAACTCGGGCGGGTTGGTACAGGGATGGGACATCAGCGGTCTGCTCACCGGCACGATGCCGACGCGCATCTTCCGCTTCTGGACCGGCGACGACACCGACGCGTCGATCGTCGTCGACGAGCAAGGGTTCCTCTACGGCGGCTCGGAGTGGGAGCGCCACAACGCGCAGGGCAGAACCGTCGGGCAGATGTGGAAGCTCAACCCGGCCGTGCCGATCGCGCCGCTCGTGTGGTCCCAACACGACGACGGGGAGTCGAAGGCCGGCGTGTTCGGCACTCCTGGCATCTACGAGGATCTCGTCGTATACACCACGTACTCCGGCCGCGTCGTGGGCGTGGACCGGACCACCGGTGCCATCCGTTGGGAGAAGCGCCTGGCGGCGCCCGTCATGGGATCGCCGGTCTTCGTCGACGGCCGGCTGATCATCGGTGACTGCGCGGGCAACCTCCACGCGTACGACGTCTTGAACACGCTCATCGACCCCCCCGAGGTGTGGAGCGTCCCGCTGGGCAGCTGCATCGAAGCGACCCCCGCAGTGTGGAAAGGCCGGATCTACGTCGGCACCCGCGGTGGCCTCGCGTACGCCCTCGCAGACGCGTAG